The proteins below are encoded in one region of Neoasaia chiangmaiensis:
- the mdoH gene encoding glucans biosynthesis glucosyltransferase MdoH — MDVSLDALSHEGTAAPDFLPAAAPLAMPVQDLHRPAETFGRDRRPVTSPPLLWARRLFVFGGAIALTLFGAYEMNRVLNSMGVSTLGVIVLALFVILGAWIALSFMSCLGGFFSLMRRGGLGLGIHCDGPLPELSSKTAVLMPTYNEDPDRVLVGLRAIHDSLRATGRLEAFDFFLLSDTTDPDVWIREERAYLAFRDAVDGRGRVFYRRRAKNIDRKAGNLGEWVRSFGGAYQQMLTLDADSVMDGSLIVRVVAAMERHDGVGLIQTLPVIVGGRTLFARMQQFAGRIYGPLIAHGIAWWHGSEGNYWGHNAVIRTQAFAEQAGLPHLSGRKPFGGHILSHDFVEAALMRRGGWAIHMVPGLFGSYEESPPSLTDVAIRDRRWCQGNLQHYKLLLTRSMAWVSRLHMLMGIGSYITSPLWLLFLLFGILISLQSHFYRPEYFGATKSLYPHWPQVDPIQAKYVFIGTMGILLAPKLLAFIALCFDRATMRGSGGPFRLAVSIVLETILGGLIAPIAMLIQTSGVISILLGRDSGWNAQNREDGFISLREVARGYWVYTVIGILLATAAWVVSESLFLWMTPVLIGLVLAIPLAALTASRDVGLWLRHWGLLCIVEETSPPPILRLAADNELVRTQAAAHPEQLPDDAFHALRRDPALLAAHRAVLPPARRAGSPIDANVLVGLVKLREAANVDAALRVLTRQEKAAVLANAEGVMLVAALPD; from the coding sequence ATGGATGTATCATTGGACGCCTTGAGTCACGAAGGGACCGCTGCTCCCGATTTCCTGCCGGCGGCGGCGCCCCTAGCGATGCCGGTGCAGGATCTGCATCGGCCTGCCGAGACATTCGGTCGGGATCGCCGGCCGGTGACGTCGCCGCCCCTGCTCTGGGCGCGACGTCTTTTCGTGTTCGGCGGCGCGATCGCGCTGACGCTCTTCGGTGCTTATGAAATGAACCGCGTGCTGAACAGCATGGGCGTTTCCACGCTCGGTGTGATCGTTCTGGCGCTGTTCGTCATTCTTGGCGCCTGGATCGCGCTATCGTTCATGTCATGCCTGGGCGGTTTCTTTTCCCTGATGAGACGTGGCGGCCTTGGGTTGGGTATTCATTGCGATGGTCCGCTGCCAGAGCTGTCGTCGAAGACCGCCGTGTTGATGCCCACCTATAACGAGGATCCGGACCGGGTGCTTGTCGGGCTCAGGGCTATCCACGACAGTCTTCGCGCCACGGGGCGTCTTGAGGCGTTCGATTTCTTTCTGTTGTCGGACACGACTGATCCGGATGTCTGGATCCGGGAAGAGCGCGCCTATTTGGCGTTCCGTGACGCGGTCGACGGGCGCGGTCGGGTTTTCTATCGTCGCCGTGCGAAGAACATCGATCGCAAGGCGGGCAATCTGGGTGAATGGGTGCGCAGTTTCGGTGGCGCCTACCAGCAGATGCTCACGCTGGATGCCGATAGCGTCATGGACGGCTCGCTTATCGTTCGCGTGGTCGCGGCGATGGAGCGTCACGATGGCGTGGGGCTGATCCAGACGCTTCCGGTGATCGTCGGGGGGCGCACGCTGTTCGCGCGCATGCAGCAATTCGCCGGGCGAATTTATGGACCGCTGATTGCCCATGGTATTGCGTGGTGGCACGGTTCTGAAGGCAATTACTGGGGCCACAATGCCGTTATCCGGACACAGGCTTTCGCGGAGCAGGCGGGGTTGCCCCATCTTTCCGGGCGCAAGCCGTTCGGCGGGCATATTCTGAGCCATGATTTCGTCGAGGCGGCGCTGATGCGCCGTGGCGGCTGGGCCATTCATATGGTGCCAGGACTGTTCGGTTCCTATGAGGAAAGTCCGCCATCGCTGACGGATGTGGCCATACGCGATCGCCGTTGGTGCCAGGGCAACCTGCAGCATTATAAACTGCTTCTGACGCGGAGCATGGCGTGGGTCAGCCGATTGCACATGCTGATGGGAATCGGATCCTATATCACGTCACCATTGTGGTTGCTGTTTCTGCTGTTCGGCATTCTGATCTCGCTGCAATCACATTTCTATCGCCCGGAATATTTCGGCGCGACGAAATCGCTCTATCCCCACTGGCCGCAAGTCGATCCCATTCAGGCAAAATACGTGTTCATCGGCACGATGGGTATTTTGCTGGCGCCGAAACTTCTGGCCTTCATCGCGCTGTGCTTCGACCGCGCGACGATGCGCGGTAGCGGCGGGCCATTCAGACTGGCCGTATCAATCGTTCTTGAGACGATCCTTGGCGGATTGATTGCGCCGATCGCGATGCTGATCCAAACGTCCGGCGTGATTTCCATTCTGCTCGGACGGGATTCCGGCTGGAATGCACAGAACCGCGAAGACGGGTTCATATCGCTCAGGGAAGTCGCGCGCGGCTACTGGGTTTATACGGTGATCGGCATCCTGCTGGCGACGGCGGCTTGGGTTGTCTCTGAATCGCTGTTTCTATGGATGACGCCCGTGCTTATCGGATTGGTCCTTGCCATTCCACTGGCGGCCCTTACGGCCAGCCGGGATGTCGGACTCTGGTTACGTCACTGGGGATTGCTGTGCATCGTGGAGGAAACGTCGCCGCCGCCTATCCTTCGTCTAGCCGCCGATAACGAACTGGTTCGGACACAGGCAGCTGCTCATCCGGAGCAGCTGCCGGACGACGCATTTCACGCGTTGCGTCGCGATCCGGCTCTTCTGGCTGCCCATCGTGCGGTGTTGCCACCCGCCCGGCGTGCCGGCTCGCCGATCGATGCCAATGTTCTGGTCGGGCTGGTCAAATTGCGTGAAGCCGCCAATGTCGACGCAGCGCTGCGTGTGTTGACCCGCCAGGAGAAAGCGGCCGTTCTGGCCAACGCGGAAGGCGTGATGTTGGTCGCTGCCCTTCCGGATTGA
- a CDS encoding FUSC family protein encodes MRLSGKGVDVSRYGVEASWRQTVRILVSVLLAWFFAAVFGLHETIWALITALIVTQSSIAQTITTARDQIVGTLIGAVVGTLAISLRPLLDQYWLPFWLALVPLAALAAWRPSLRFAGVTLMIVYLLPSTGNPFTPLTERLAAIFLGVLVSVAVSYVVFHADARRRAFLIAAQMFRHLNELLQAALLRSESWRQLEARGELCVPLLAQLNDCVVEARRERITDLERRHPVLVVLPSLMRHVMSDTMLIARAIEAGKDSKGSTAYIGCTATSAMRIAVWRIAANSTLPERQQGHPSDRAGTMCWHRFPISVGMRCRRCISLLICWWRICDRPSTY; translated from the coding sequence ATGCGGCTGTCGGGTAAGGGGGTGGATGTCTCCCGTTACGGGGTGGAGGCGTCGTGGCGGCAGACCGTTCGGATATTGGTCTCTGTACTGCTGGCATGGTTCTTTGCGGCTGTTTTCGGCCTGCACGAAACGATCTGGGCGCTGATTACGGCGCTGATCGTCACGCAATCGAGTATTGCGCAGACCATCACGACGGCGCGCGACCAGATCGTCGGCACGCTTATCGGTGCGGTCGTCGGCACGCTGGCGATTTCGCTTCGCCCGTTGCTCGATCAATACTGGCTGCCCTTCTGGCTGGCGTTGGTGCCGCTGGCAGCATTGGCGGCGTGGCGTCCGTCCCTGCGTTTTGCGGGCGTGACGTTGATGATCGTCTATCTCCTGCCGTCGACGGGCAATCCGTTCACGCCGCTGACGGAACGGCTGGCCGCGATCTTCCTGGGCGTCCTGGTGTCAGTGGCGGTCTCTTACGTGGTGTTCCATGCCGATGCGCGGCGACGTGCCTTTCTGATCGCCGCGCAGATGTTCCGTCATCTCAACGAGCTTCTCCAGGCGGCATTGCTGCGTTCGGAAAGCTGGCGCCAGCTCGAGGCGCGGGGCGAACTCTGCGTTCCGCTTCTGGCGCAGCTGAATGATTGCGTCGTCGAGGCACGGCGGGAGCGCATCACCGACCTCGAGCGTCGTCACCCTGTCCTGGTGGTGCTGCCCAGTCTCATGCGACATGTGATGAGCGACACAATGCTGATCGCCCGTGCGATCGAGGCCGGCAAGGACAGCAAGGGTTCGACGGCGTACATTGGCTGCACGGCGACTTCAGCCATGCGTATCGCAGTCTGGCGCATCGCTGCGAACAGCACGCTGCCGGAAAGGCAACAGGGACACCCGAGCGACCGGGCAGGGACGATGTGCTGGCATCGCTTCCCGATCTCGGTCGGAATGCGCTGCCGGAGATGCATTTCGCTGTTAATCTGTTGGTGGAGGATTTGCGACAGGCCATCGACGTATTGA
- a CDS encoding Mrp/NBP35 family ATP-binding protein, whose product MTSSDTPENGPDSGKILETLRLVQDESGTSNVLSFASLEGIAVRDGHAQISLVTSRDDAHRIEPLRPRAEAALARLPGITRATIVLTAHRAPGQPPAGGGHRPFRLDSPANNPGTPETRPTGKLLPQVRAIIAVASGKGGVGKSTTAVNLAAGLAKLGLRTGLLDADIYGPSLPRMLGHSAKPFVENGKIIPIEAWGMHAMSIGFLVDERQAMIWRGPMVMGAISQFLGDVAWPELDVLIIDMPPGTGDAQLTISQKLSLRGAVIVSTPQDIALLDARRGVAMFEKMNVPILGLIENMSYFCCPNCNHRTELFGHGGARAQAEESGVPFLGEVPLLADIRASGDAGAPIVLSSPDSEGAHAYTAVARAIAQSLRLDR is encoded by the coding sequence ATGACGTCTTCCGACACGCCCGAGAATGGCCCGGATTCCGGGAAAATTCTTGAAACGCTCCGCCTCGTTCAGGATGAAAGCGGCACGTCGAACGTTCTTTCCTTCGCATCGCTCGAAGGCATTGCCGTTCGCGACGGCCACGCGCAGATCTCGCTCGTTACCTCACGCGATGACGCCCACCGGATCGAACCGCTGCGCCCCCGCGCGGAAGCGGCACTGGCCCGCCTGCCCGGCATCACGCGTGCCACCATCGTCCTGACCGCTCACCGCGCGCCCGGCCAGCCACCTGCGGGCGGCGGCCATCGGCCCTTCAGGCTCGACTCCCCGGCCAACAACCCGGGCACGCCGGAAACGCGCCCGACCGGAAAGCTCCTGCCGCAGGTCCGTGCGATCATTGCCGTGGCATCCGGCAAGGGTGGCGTCGGCAAATCCACGACCGCCGTCAACCTCGCCGCCGGGCTTGCGAAGCTGGGCCTGCGCACCGGCCTGCTGGATGCCGACATCTATGGCCCGTCCCTGCCCCGCATGCTCGGCCATTCCGCCAAGCCTTTCGTCGAGAACGGCAAGATCATCCCGATCGAGGCCTGGGGCATGCACGCCATGTCGATCGGTTTCCTGGTCGACGAGCGTCAGGCCATGATCTGGCGTGGACCGATGGTCATGGGGGCGATCAGCCAGTTTCTCGGCGATGTCGCATGGCCGGAACTCGACGTCCTAATCATCGACATGCCCCCCGGCACCGGCGACGCCCAGTTGACGATTTCCCAGAAGCTCAGCCTGCGTGGCGCGGTCATCGTCTCCACGCCGCAGGACATCGCCCTCCTCGACGCGCGAAGGGGCGTTGCGATGTTCGAGAAGATGAACGTGCCGATCCTCGGCCTCATCGAGAACATGTCCTATTTCTGCTGCCCCAACTGCAATCACCGCACCGAGTTGTTCGGTCATGGCGGCGCCAGGGCGCAGGCGGAGGAATCCGGCGTGCCTTTCCTCGGTGAGGTGCCGCTACTGGCGGATATTCGCGCAAGTGGCGATGCCGGCGCGCCGATCGTTCTCTCCTCACCGGACAGCGAAGGTGCTCACGCCTATACCGCCGTCGCGCGGGCCATTGCGCAGTCCCTGCGTCTGGATCGATGA
- a CDS encoding DegQ family serine endoprotease, giving the protein MTQRIVPVAFALLLGSTVLSGADHAAVAQTAPAASAPVVPRPAPDSFANLADRLLPAVVNVSISATLKPGQDDDDGGPDDGPDDGPQVPDFPPGSPMEKFFHDFMNRKPSPDAPPRKMQALGSGFIISPDGYIVTNNHVVKDADQVSVTLQDDTVLKAHIVGRDSRTDLAVIKVDAPHPLPTVPFGNSDTARVGDWVLAIGNPFGLSGTVTSGIVSSRGRSIDRGVYDDFIQTDAPINRGNSGGPLFNLKGEVVGINTAIYSPSGGSIGIGFAIPSNDARGVIDQLRRLGHVQRGWIGIRVQDVSHDIADSLGLKVAKGALVAGVEPKGPAAVSGMKTGDVITKLNGEVIDGRSLPRLVAAIAPGTKTAFGVWRKGQDLTMDVVIKPSPEAPDMPPTAPRATGHATLSLADLGLTLGAIDDDARQKFKLSDSQRGVVVTAVTADGPAATRGLQAGDVVTELQQVEVDSPDALSHELARARAQKKHSILLLVQNSDGMRWVPLPLNGD; this is encoded by the coding sequence ATGACCCAACGCATCGTCCCCGTTGCTTTCGCTCTCCTGCTCGGCAGTACCGTTCTTTCCGGGGCGGATCATGCCGCTGTCGCGCAGACGGCGCCCGCCGCTTCCGCGCCTGTCGTGCCGCGACCGGCGCCGGACAGCTTCGCCAATCTGGCGGACCGGCTCCTGCCGGCCGTGGTGAACGTGTCGATTTCCGCCACGCTGAAGCCGGGGCAGGACGATGACGACGGCGGTCCCGATGACGGCCCGGACGATGGCCCGCAGGTGCCCGATTTCCCGCCCGGCTCGCCGATGGAGAAGTTCTTCCACGATTTCATGAACCGCAAGCCGAGCCCCGATGCGCCGCCGCGCAAGATGCAGGCGCTTGGCTCCGGCTTCATCATCTCGCCGGACGGCTACATTGTCACCAACAACCATGTGGTGAAGGATGCGGATCAGGTCTCGGTCACGCTTCAGGACGATACGGTGCTGAAAGCCCATATCGTGGGGCGCGACAGCCGGACCGATCTGGCGGTCATCAAGGTCGATGCGCCGCATCCCCTGCCGACTGTGCCGTTCGGCAACAGCGATACGGCACGCGTGGGCGACTGGGTGCTGGCGATCGGCAATCCGTTCGGGCTGTCCGGCACGGTGACGAGCGGCATCGTCTCGTCCCGCGGGCGCAGTATCGATCGCGGCGTCTATGACGATTTCATCCAGACGGATGCGCCGATCAATCGCGGTAACTCCGGTGGCCCGCTGTTCAACCTCAAGGGTGAGGTGGTCGGCATCAACACGGCAATCTACAGCCCGTCCGGCGGATCGATCGGCATCGGCTTCGCCATTCCATCGAACGACGCGCGGGGCGTGATCGACCAACTCCGACGTCTGGGCCATGTCCAGCGCGGCTGGATCGGTATCCGGGTTCAGGACGTCAGCCACGATATCGCCGACAGTCTGGGGCTGAAAGTTGCCAAGGGCGCGCTGGTCGCCGGCGTCGAGCCGAAGGGGCCTGCCGCGGTGTCCGGCATGAAGACGGGCGATGTCATTACCAAACTGAATGGCGAGGTAATCGACGGTCGTTCGTTGCCGCGACTGGTGGCGGCGATCGCGCCGGGCACGAAAACGGCGTTCGGGGTCTGGCGCAAGGGACAGGATCTGACGATGGATGTCGTCATCAAGCCATCGCCCGAGGCGCCGGACATGCCGCCGACCGCACCCAGGGCCACGGGCCATGCCACGCTCTCGCTTGCCGATCTGGGCCTGACGCTGGGTGCGATCGACGATGATGCGCGGCAGAAGTTCAAGCTCTCGGACTCCCAGCGTGGCGTCGTGGTCACGGCTGTCACCGCCGATGGACCGGCGGCGACGCGCGGCCTTCAGGCGGGCGATGTCGTCACCGAGTTGCAGCAGGTCGAAGTCGATTCACCCGATGCGCTTTCGCATGAACTTGCCCGCGCCCGCGCACAGAAGAAGCACTCGATCCTGCTTCTGGTGCAAAACAGCGACGGGATGCGCTGGGTGCCGCTGCCGCTGAACGGCGACTGA
- a CDS encoding glucan biosynthesis protein: MGAAVKVARAASPAPAGPTPFDDTTVKQIAQKLAKSSFSAPPQDMPAAVRNLNFDQFRGIAFRPERALWHGENLNFDVEFFPRGFLYRPKILMNEVIDGKSAPVAYDPDMFTYADPMSRVSDDLGFSGIRLRNPINTPGVMEECAVFLGASYFRAVARNQNYGLSARGFANGTGDPKGEEFAIFREFWLEKPKQGVDSVVIHALLDSPSVTGAFRFTIRPGATTVFDVQSSFYPRTTINEGGVAALTGMFYFDTNDRNRVDDWRPAAHDSEALQLWTGSGQQLYRPLANPVDLQFSAFGDNNPHGFGLMQRKRSFDDYEDLALNYEKRPSLWIEPIGDWGQGAVDLVEIPTANEVNDNIVSFWRPAAPMQANHEYSFTYRMYWGWDTPWPTDLARIAATRIGAVTDHADARMFVIDFSGKPFENLPPNAQFHLIPRSSAGSIRNVVVEPNPNIKGWRTTFEFYPGDAKLAELQCQLANDQGPISEQWMYHWTP, from the coding sequence ATGGGTGCCGCCGTCAAGGTCGCCCGGGCAGCGTCGCCGGCGCCGGCAGGTCCCACGCCATTTGACGATACGACAGTCAAGCAGATTGCGCAGAAGCTGGCCAAAAGCAGCTTCAGTGCGCCGCCGCAGGACATGCCGGCCGCCGTGCGCAACCTGAATTTCGATCAGTTCCGTGGGATTGCCTTTCGTCCGGAGCGGGCCTTGTGGCACGGTGAGAACCTCAACTTCGATGTCGAGTTTTTCCCGCGGGGATTCCTGTATCGCCCGAAAATCCTGATGAACGAGGTCATTGACGGGAAATCGGCCCCTGTCGCCTATGACCCGGACATGTTCACCTACGCCGATCCGATGTCGCGCGTCAGCGACGATCTTGGCTTCTCGGGCATACGTCTGCGCAACCCCATCAATACGCCCGGCGTGATGGAGGAATGTGCTGTCTTCCTGGGGGCTTCGTATTTCCGTGCTGTGGCCAGGAACCAGAATTACGGACTCTCCGCGCGTGGCTTTGCGAACGGAACGGGCGATCCGAAGGGAGAGGAGTTCGCGATCTTCCGCGAATTCTGGCTTGAGAAACCGAAGCAGGGTGTTGATTCGGTCGTAATTCATGCCCTGCTCGACAGCCCGTCCGTTACCGGTGCGTTCCGTTTCACCATCCGGCCCGGCGCGACGACGGTGTTCGACGTCCAGTCCTCCTTCTATCCGCGAACGACGATCAACGAAGGGGGCGTGGCGGCCCTGACGGGCATGTTCTACTTCGACACGAACGACCGCAACCGCGTGGACGACTGGCGACCCGCGGCCCATGACAGTGAGGCCCTGCAACTGTGGACCGGTAGCGGCCAGCAGCTTTATCGCCCGCTTGCCAATCCTGTCGATCTGCAGTTCTCGGCGTTCGGGGATAACAATCCGCACGGTTTCGGCCTGATGCAGCGCAAGCGTTCGTTCGATGATTACGAGGATCTGGCGCTCAACTACGAGAAGCGACCATCCTTGTGGATCGAGCCGATTGGCGACTGGGGGCAGGGCGCGGTCGATCTCGTCGAGATTCCAACCGCGAACGAGGTCAACGATAACATCGTCTCGTTCTGGCGCCCTGCAGCGCCGATGCAGGCGAACCACGAATATAGCTTCACCTACCGTATGTATTGGGGTTGGGACACGCCGTGGCCGACGGATCTGGCCCGTATTGCGGCGACACGTATCGGTGCCGTGACCGATCATGCGGATGCGCGCATGTTTGTCATCGACTTCAGCGGCAAGCCCTTCGAAAACCTGCCGCCCAATGCCCAGTTCCACCTTATCCCACGTAGTTCCGCGGGTTCGATCCGGAATGTGGTGGTGGAACCCAATCCGAACATCAAGGGTTGGCGCACGACATTCGAATTTTATCCCGGCGATGCCAAGCTGGCGGAGCTGCAATGTCAGCTTGCGAACGATCAGGGGCCGATTTCTGAGCAATGGATGTATCATTGGACGCCTTGA
- a CDS encoding DUF2501 domain-containing protein, with the protein MSATVPVFASAQAQSVDAPVATAPAANGAPTIPAGTNIPPQTALAHGGQVVQGINGVSTAATPGTLGEDGLPSIDAAKDGNVAGLLSYCVRHQYGYGTTTRVIGRQLAKRPDVKSDQYYSLGGKGLLQTASSTPFDISTLDKTHATKLCSDLTKKGQTLTGVNSKSLGGP; encoded by the coding sequence ATGTCAGCAACTGTTCCAGTATTTGCTTCAGCACAGGCGCAGTCCGTCGATGCGCCGGTCGCAACCGCACCGGCCGCCAATGGCGCGCCGACTATTCCGGCCGGCACCAACATCCCTCCCCAGACGGCGCTCGCGCATGGCGGCCAGGTGGTTCAGGGCATAAATGGTGTTTCCACCGCCGCCACGCCGGGCACGCTGGGTGAAGACGGCCTGCCGTCCATCGATGCCGCGAAGGACGGTAATGTTGCTGGTCTTCTCAGCTATTGCGTGCGCCATCAATATGGCTACGGCACGACAACACGCGTCATCGGTCGCCAGCTCGCGAAGCGTCCCGATGTGAAGTCTGACCAGTATTATTCGTTGGGCGGCAAGGGCCTTTTGCAAACCGCGTCTTCCACGCCGTTCGACATCTCGACGCTGGACAAGACGCATGCCACCAAGCTGTGCAGTGATCTGACCAAAAAGGGTCAGACATTGACCGGCGTCAATTCGAAGTCGCTCGGTGGACCGTAA
- a CDS encoding mannitol dehydrogenase family protein, producing MITRETLRKLPADVLPLPYDVASVTPGIVHFGVGNFFRAHEAYYVNKALGLESRPEWGIIGVGLTSGERSERKAAAYKDQDCLFSLTETAPSGRSEVSINGALLDYLLAPADPEAVLVHLADPAIRIVSMTITEGGYNIDENTEEFRVDAPAVQDDLAHPEKPSTIFGYVVEGLRRRRDAGLGGFTVLSCDNLRHNGNIARKAFLGYAKARDPELAAWIEKNVTFPNGMVDRITPTVSREIAARLNQQSGLDDDLPLVAEDFTQWVVEDNFVAGRPALDKVGVQFVDDVSDYEHVKIRMLNASHIMLSFPGLLLGYQQIDQAVSDPDLSGLLAKFLDTDVIPTLKAPPGVSLEDYKKSVISRFSNPAMADQTLRIASDGSSKVQVFWTETARKLLEGKRDVKYLAFGIAAYLEMLRGKAEDGTTFEPIEPTLKSEDYALVNDADLGAGLKLAAFDGWRHLEHAGLDEAVVATRRTIRDKGVKAAIPS from the coding sequence ATGATTACGCGCGAAACCCTTCGCAAACTCCCTGCCGACGTGTTGCCGCTGCCATACGACGTGGCGTCTGTTACGCCGGGTATCGTGCATTTCGGGGTCGGCAATTTCTTTCGCGCGCATGAGGCTTACTACGTCAACAAGGCCCTTGGCCTGGAGAGCCGGCCGGAGTGGGGAATCATCGGCGTCGGGCTGACAAGTGGTGAACGCTCGGAGCGCAAGGCGGCAGCCTATAAGGATCAGGACTGCCTGTTCTCGTTGACTGAGACCGCGCCTTCCGGTCGGAGTGAGGTCAGCATCAACGGCGCCTTGCTGGACTATCTCCTGGCGCCTGCCGATCCGGAAGCCGTGCTGGTCCATCTGGCCGACCCGGCAATCAGGATCGTCTCCATGACCATTACGGAAGGCGGCTATAATATCGACGAGAACACGGAAGAATTCCGTGTCGATGCGCCGGCGGTACAGGACGATCTCGCGCATCCGGAAAAACCCTCGACAATTTTCGGCTACGTCGTGGAAGGGCTGCGTCGCCGGCGCGATGCCGGGTTGGGCGGCTTCACGGTTCTGTCGTGCGACAATCTGCGTCACAACGGCAATATCGCACGCAAGGCGTTCCTCGGTTATGCCAAGGCGCGCGATCCTGAACTGGCGGCCTGGATCGAGAAGAACGTGACCTTTCCGAACGGCATGGTGGATCGTATCACTCCAACCGTTTCCAGGGAGATTGCGGCGCGACTAAATCAGCAAAGCGGTCTGGACGACGACCTGCCGCTGGTGGCTGAGGATTTCACGCAGTGGGTTGTGGAGGATAACTTCGTCGCGGGGCGCCCGGCGCTGGACAAGGTCGGGGTGCAATTCGTCGATGATGTGAGTGATTACGAACACGTCAAGATCCGCATGCTGAACGCCTCGCATATCATGCTGAGCTTTCCCGGCCTGCTGCTTGGATATCAGCAGATCGACCAGGCTGTTTCCGATCCCGATCTCAGCGGTCTGCTGGCGAAATTCCTCGATACCGATGTGATCCCCACGCTCAAGGCGCCGCCGGGCGTGAGTCTGGAAGACTACAAGAAATCGGTGATCTCGCGCTTCTCCAACCCGGCCATGGCCGATCAGACATTGCGCATCGCGAGCGATGGCAGTTCGAAGGTGCAGGTCTTCTGGACGGAAACCGCGCGCAAGCTGCTGGAAGGCAAGCGCGACGTAAAATATCTGGCGTTCGGGATTGCAGCCTATCTTGAGATGCTGCGCGGCAAGGCGGAAGACGGCACGACGTTCGAGCCGATCGAACCTACCCTGAAGTCCGAAGATTACGCGCTTGTGAATGACGCGGATCTGGGCGCGGGCCTGAAGCTGGCGGCATTCGATGGGTGGCGCCATCTTGAGCATGCCGGGCTGGACGAGGCCGTCGTTGCGACGCGGCGGACCATTCGCGACAAGGGCGTGAAGGCCGCGATTCCGTCCTGA
- a CDS encoding OpgC family protein codes for MDQAASTPRPRKRRDHRVDALRGVALLMMLCDHVPQDWLNRFTLRNVGFADAAEIFVLLAGYASWLAYGRLILRGPPDGGWKAAFGRILRRCWRLYLFQMVMLFVSVFTIRQWRHYDPVPVDFLEPELAHGSHWLWAVLTLQALPNNLNILPLYILLLLAIPVMVWLWKISAKLLLGVSFVLWCIANLDPSINIPNWLDPDGWYFDPLAWQFIFVLGMLSAILAGRNDGHLPSPRWLRWVCGIYLVWGVWECFPYRDWGLPPLNPLPVPHAEKSTLALWRWLEAMAILVVVQSSGTASRFSETRGGQALAVLGRHSLEVFSLGTVLDLFARLVMNSFGTGWAIQIAVNVGGLAGVYGVALWLDHHRRQAALMAGETRAQAQREAMRPAGGDGGG; via the coding sequence ATGGACCAGGCCGCTTCAACGCCGCGCCCGCGGAAGCGTCGCGATCATCGCGTAGATGCCTTGCGAGGCGTGGCATTGCTGATGATGCTGTGCGACCACGTGCCGCAGGACTGGCTCAACCGCTTCACGCTGCGCAATGTCGGGTTTGCCGATGCCGCCGAGATTTTCGTCCTTCTGGCCGGGTACGCATCGTGGCTGGCTTATGGACGGCTCATCCTGCGCGGGCCGCCCGATGGCGGATGGAAAGCGGCTTTCGGACGGATTTTGCGGCGGTGCTGGCGGCTCTATCTTTTCCAGATGGTCATGCTGTTCGTCTCGGTGTTCACCATCCGGCAGTGGCGCCATTACGATCCTGTTCCGGTGGATTTCCTGGAGCCGGAGCTGGCCCATGGCAGCCATTGGCTCTGGGCCGTGCTGACGCTTCAGGCCTTGCCCAACAATCTCAACATCCTGCCGCTCTATATCCTGTTGTTGCTCGCCATTCCGGTCATGGTGTGGTTGTGGAAGATCTCTGCGAAGCTGCTGCTCGGCGTCAGCTTCGTATTATGGTGCATCGCCAACCTCGACCCGTCGATCAATATTCCGAACTGGCTCGACCCGGACGGTTGGTATTTCGACCCGCTGGCATGGCAGTTCATTTTCGTGCTGGGCATGTTGTCCGCCATATTGGCGGGCAGGAACGACGGGCATTTGCCGAGTCCGAGATGGCTGCGCTGGGTTTGCGGCATCTACCTGGTCTGGGGTGTCTGGGAATGCTTCCCCTATCGCGACTGGGGGCTGCCGCCGCTCAATCCGCTGCCGGTACCGCATGCGGAGAAATCGACTCTGGCCCTGTGGCGCTGGCTAGAGGCCATGGCGATACTGGTCGTGGTCCAGTCTTCCGGCACGGCCTCACGCTTCTCGGAAACCCGGGGAGGGCAGGCATTGGCGGTTCTGGGGCGGCATTCGCTGGAAGTCTTCAGTCTTGGAACGGTACTGGACCTTTTCGCACGACTTGTGATGAACAGCTTCGGCACTGGCTGGGCCATCCAGATCGCAGTCAATGTCGGTGGTCTGGCGGGTGTCTATGGGGTGGCCCTGTGGCTCGATCATCATCGTCGTCAGGCCGCCCTGATGGCGGGGGAGACCCGGGCGCAGGCGCAGCGCGAGGCCATGCGGCCGGCCGGTGGTGACGGCGGGGGCTGA